From one Drosophila subpulchrella strain 33 F10 #4 breed RU33 chromosome 3L, RU_Dsub_v1.1 Primary Assembly, whole genome shotgun sequence genomic stretch:
- the LOC119555178 gene encoding protein terminus: protein MARRTQSRFVFEIVENSRVFRHQFFANGSRRADCATCESRVPVSEPYNHHWRNDIKNNRSYCIQLGSEERQILKTIDDQAIEEFILCDGSITARTNDFLLDSGMDAVPQLLRFLSFGTEKLEASVGFYVDVKKERMYYESSPLNIENHLDIGEAVDMIFSMLLEKISNYVLLHHKVPLEACVIRRMKVTVKRFCHSPKSKSIPVSKLPLQYQVKNAAECLERGSNKSPSDLINLVETYINQEEPGRPIPPNLKVNLYSFRVCSTSKELYVVPYLLHGDDVDNTPTFIIQTDVVGGFQGLLEVRNIRKFLKVDSQDRVFECRQCQSHFVDRVHFALHKQIACGRNFMVWHMDKDAIELHENCLPLPKEYFKYEWVGLASKRN from the coding sequence ATGGCCCGTCGAACACAATCGCGCTTTGTCTTCGAGATCGTGGAAAACTCGCGAGTTTTTCGCCATCAGTTTTTCGCCAACGGTTCAAGGAGAGCAGATTGTGCCACCTGTGAAAGTCGAGTTCCAGTCAGCGAACCGTACAATCATCACTGGCGAAATGATATCAAGAACAACAGAAGCTATTGCATTCAGTTGGGTTCCGAGGAAAGGCAGATCCTGAAAACGATCGACGATCAGGCTATCGAAGAATTTATCCTATGCGATGGAAGCATCACAGCCAGAACAAACGACTTTCTCTTGGATTCTGGGATGGATGCGGTTCCCCAGTTGCTCAGATTCCTAAGTTTTGGTACTGAAAAATTAGAGGCCTCTGTTGGATTCTATGTGGACGTGAAAAAAGAACGCATGTACTACGAAAGCAGCCCATTAAATATCGAAAACCACTTGGATATTGGAGAGGCGGTCGACATGATATTCTCCATGCTTTTGGAGAAGATAAGTAACTATGTCCTGCTTCATCACAAAGTTCCATTGGAGGCGTGTGTTATCAGAAGGATGAAGGTGACTGTAAAGAGATTTTGTCACTCCCCCAAGAGCAAATCCATACCTGTTTCCAAACTTCCTCTACAATATCAAGTGAAAAATGCAGCTGAATGCCTTGAAAGAGGAAGTAATAAATCGCCCTCTGATTTAATAAATCTTGTTGAAACTTATATTAATCAGGAAGAGCCTGGACGACCTATCCCTCCAAATCTGAAGGTAAACCTCTACAGCTTTCGGGTTTGTAGCACCTCCAAGGAATTATATGTTGTGCCCTATTTACTTCATGGCGATGATGTGGACAACACGCCCACCTTTATTATTCAAACGGACGTGGTTGGTGGATTTCAGGGTCTGCTTGAAGTCAGGAATATAAGGAAGTTCCTGAAAGTGGATAGCCAGGATAGGGTATTTGAATGCCGCCAATGCCAGTCCCACTTCGTCGACCGCGTCCATTTCGCTCTCCATAAACAGATCGCCTGTGGGCGAAACTTTATGGTGTGGCACATGGATAAGGACGCCATCGAGTTGCACGAGAACTGTTTGCCCTTGCCAAAGGAATACTTCAAGTACGAGTGGGTTGGATTGGCTAGCaagagaaattaa